Proteins encoded within one genomic window of Humulus lupulus chromosome 1, drHumLupu1.1, whole genome shotgun sequence:
- the LOC133779444 gene encoding patatin-like protein 2, with translation MVSATTVNNSSKGIKMFTVLSIDGGGIRGVIPGTLLAFLESKLQELDGADARIADYFDVISGTSTGGLVTTMLTAPNKDNRPLFAAKDINAFYLEHTPNIFPQNRYNYLSIIHTIIRSWLDALTGPKYDGKYFHKLLNNLLGDLTLHQTLTNIVVPAFDIKLFQPCIFSTSDGKETALKNARLADICISTAAAPTFLPAHSFTTTDLNGNSRSFDLIDGAAAANNPTMLAISHVFREMAKENSDDDDDDEAPIMEGKRMLVLSLGTGSAKRQEKYSAAKASQWGLINWIFDNGSTPLIDIFSDASSDVVDFLVSTLFQSHTLKKNYLRIQEDTLVGDESSVDMATTENLQRLVEIGNNLLKKPVSRVDLETGKCQTINGEGTNAQALTHFAKLLSDQRKLRMVDQ, from the exons atGGTGAGTGCTACAACTGTTAATAATTCTTCAAAGGGAATAAAGATGTTCACAGTGTTGAGCATCGACGGAGGTGGCATTAGGGGTGTCATTCCAGGCACTCTTCTCGCTTTTCTCGAATCAAAACTTCAG GAATTGGATGGAGCAGATGCAAGAATTGCAGACTATTTCGATGTAATATCTGGAACAAGCACTGGTGGCTTAGTCACCACCATGCTTACTGCCCCAAACAAGGATAACCGACCCTTATTTGCAGCCAAAGACATCAATGCTTTTTACTTAGAGCATACACCAAACATTTTTCCACAAAATAGGTATAACTACTTATCAATAATACATACAATTATTAG GAGCTGGCTTGACGCATTGACCGGTCCTAAATACGACGGAAAGTATTTTCACAAACTTCTAAACAATCTTCTAGGCGACCTTACTCTTCATCAGACCCTAACCAACATCGTCGTACCAGCTTTTGATATCAAACTTTTTCAACCTTGCATTTTCTCCACTTCTGAT GGAAAAGAGACGGCTTTGAAAAATGCTCGACTTGCAGATATTTGCATCAGTACCGCTGCAGCTCCTACTTTTCTCCCGGCTCATAGTTTTACCACGACTGATCTCAATGGAAACTCTCGTAGTTTTGATCTCATCGATGGTGCTGCTGCTGCAAACAATCCT ACAATGTTGGCAATAAGCCACGTTTTTAGAGAAATGGCAAAGGAGAACTCAgatgatgacgatgatgatgaggCTCCTATAATGGAGGGTAAAAGAATGCTAGTTCTATCATTAGGGACTGGTTCAGCCAAGCGTCAAGAGAAATACAGTGCAGCCAAGGCCTCCCAATGGGGTCTCATTAATTGGATCTTTGACAATGGAAGCACACCCCTTATTGACATTTTTTCTGATGCAAGTTCTGATGTTGTTGATTTTCTTGTATCAACTCTCTTTCAATCTCATACCCTTAAGAAAAATTATCTGCGTATTCAG GAGGATACATTGGTTGGGGACGAATCATCAGTTGATATGGCGACTACTGAAAATCTGCAAAGACTGGTGGAAATTGGAAACAACCTACTAAAGAAGCCAGTTTCGAGGGTGGATTTGGAAACGGGCAAATGTCAAACTATCAATGGAGAAGGCACCAATGCTCAAGCTCTTACTCATTTCGCCAAACTTTTATCTGACCAGAGGAAACTACGTATGGTTGATCAATAA
- the LOC133779448 gene encoding peroxidase 10-like yields the protein MEQFLIKPFMFSSIALFLLCLLFSSPLVSSQLDYRHYDKTCPNLIRIVRNGVRLAISNDTRMAASLLRLHFHDCFVNGCDGSILLDETSSFKGEKNAVPNKNSVRGYEVIDSIKSEVEKACPSTVSCTDILTLAARDAVVFAGGPFWNVQLGRRDGRTASDEDGVVNQLPSPFEPLANITAKFTSKGFDSKDVVALSGAHTIGFAQCSTFKKRLFNFDGSGNPDPALDSSVVQKLKSVCPNQDDSDTNLVGLDASSSSKFDNGFFRNLVNNSGLLQSDQALMADNSTAFMVRRYVYYPSSFFRDFGASMFKLGSLGVLTGQDGEIRTNCRALN from the exons atggagcAATTCCTCATCAAGCCTTTCATGTTTTCCTCCATTGCCCTATTTTTGCTTTGCCTCTTATTCTCAAGCCCTCTAGTGTCATCTCAACTTGACTATAGACACTATGAtaaaacttgtccaaaccttatAAGGATCGTTCGTAATGGCGTTCGTTTAGCTATCTCCAACGATACAAGGATGGCTGCCTCTCTTTTGAGGCTTCATTTTCATGATTGCTTTGTCAAT GGTTGTGATGGGTCTATATTATTGGATGAAACAAGCTCATTCAAGGGAGAGAAAAATGCAGTGCCTAATAAAAACTCAGTGAGAGGTTACGAGGTTATTGATAGCATCAAGTCTGAAGTGGAAAAAGCTTGCCCATCAACCGTTTCTTGCACTGATATACTCACTCTGGCAGCTAGAGATGCTGTTGTCTTC GCTGGAGGCCCATTTTGGAACGTTCAGCTGGGCCGTAGAGATGGAAGAACAGCTAGTGATGAGGATGGAGTTGTGAACCAGTTACCCTCACCTTTTGAGCCCCTAGCCAATATCACTGCCAAATTCACTTCAAAAGGTTTTGACTCAAAGGACGTTGTTGCGCTTTCAG GTGCCCATACAATTGGATTTGCTCAATGCTCGACGTTCAAGAAAAGGCTATTCAACTTCGATGGTTCAGGGAATCCTGATCCAGCCCTGGACTCGTCAGTTGTACAGAAGTTGAAGAGTGTGTGCCCTAACCAAGATGATTCAGACACCAACTTGGTTGGCTTAGATGCTTCGTCTTCATCCAAATTCGACAATGGCTTCTTCAGAAACCTAGTAAATAACTCAGGGCTTCTCCAGTCGGACCAAGCTCTCATGGCAGACAATTCCACTGCATTCATGGTCAGGAGATATGTTTACTACCCTTCTTCCTTCTTTAGGGACTTTGGAGCTTCCATGTTCAAGTTGGGCAGTTTGGGTGTGCTCACTGGACAAGATGGAGAAATCAGGACCAACTGTAGAgctttaaattaa